From the Streptococcus sp. 29887 genome, one window contains:
- a CDS encoding MATE family efflux transporter: protein MNDLTKGKPIIVILQFAIPLLIGSFFQLAYNFADSMIVGHTLGKEAFASVGSTASLIFLIIGFAQGVTNGLTIISAQRFGAEDFEGLKKSFVHGLFYSFLISLILTILALTFLQPILVLMKTPASIIQHSQAFLTAMFGGLTFTIFYNFLSSALRSLGNSRTPLIALIIACFINIGLDFFFILVMKWGVFGAGFATITAQACSVLFLIFYIARKVPQYHIGLSDIKLDKDNLKKHAQLAFPMGFQASIIAIGAMTLQFMVNQLGTDAIAAQAIALRTDQLAMLPMVNLGLAIATFTAQNYGAKLYERIREGVRQALVLNIAWALVFALLLILGNRFFSGLFLPNASQTVLDLALIYYIINGICYWIVASLFILRSFIQGLGKGFIPTLAGFGELIFRAAVAIIGMQYWGFYGTAAANPAAWIGSIIVLIPSSIVLMKKLKAGQTI, encoded by the coding sequence ATGAACGATTTAACAAAAGGGAAACCAATTATTGTCATCTTACAATTTGCCATCCCCTTACTGATTGGTTCTTTTTTCCAATTGGCCTATAACTTTGCCGATTCTATGATTGTGGGTCATACCCTGGGAAAAGAAGCCTTTGCCAGTGTCGGCTCAACTGCCAGCCTGATTTTTCTCATCATCGGCTTTGCCCAAGGAGTGACCAATGGTCTGACCATCATTTCTGCCCAACGCTTCGGAGCTGAGGACTTTGAAGGATTGAAAAAATCCTTTGTTCATGGTCTTTTCTACTCTTTCCTTATCAGCCTGATATTGACAATCCTTGCATTGACTTTTTTACAACCTATCTTGGTCTTAATGAAGACACCTGCTAGTATCATCCAGCATTCTCAAGCCTTTTTGACTGCCATGTTCGGCGGACTAACCTTTACTATTTTCTATAATTTTCTCTCTTCTGCTCTCCGAAGTCTTGGAAATTCTAGAACGCCACTCATAGCCCTGATCATCGCTTGTTTTATCAATATCGGTCTAGACTTTTTCTTCATCCTAGTCATGAAATGGGGTGTTTTCGGAGCTGGTTTTGCTACCATTACAGCCCAAGCCTGTTCTGTTCTCTTTTTGATTTTTTACATTGCCCGTAAGGTTCCCCAATACCATATTGGCTTATCTGATATAAAATTAGACAAAGACAATCTCAAGAAACACGCACAACTAGCTTTTCCCATGGGCTTTCAAGCCAGTATTATTGCTATCGGAGCCATGACCCTACAATTCATGGTCAACCAACTGGGCACGGATGCTATTGCTGCCCAAGCTATCGCCCTCCGTACTGACCAGCTAGCTATGCTGCCCATGGTCAATCTTGGTCTAGCCATCGCAACCTTCACAGCCCAGAACTATGGGGCCAAGCTCTACGAACGGATCCGAGAAGGTGTTCGTCAGGCCTTGGTTCTAAACATCGCTTGGGCACTAGTATTTGCCCTCCTGCTCATCCTGGGCAACCGCTTCTTCTCCGGCCTCTTTCTGCCAAATGCCAGTCAAACCGTATTGGATTTGGCCCTTATCTACTACATCATCAACGGGATTTGTTACTGGATTGTAGCCAGCCTCTTTATTCTTCGTAGCTTTATCCAGGGACTGGGCAAGGGTTTTATTCCAACTCTTGCAGGCTTTGGGGAATTGATTTTCCGAGCGGCTGTCGCCATCATAGGTATGCAGTATTGGGGCTTTTATGGAACAGCAGCTGCCAATCCCGCTGCCTGGATCGGTAGCATCATCGTTCTCATTCCAAGCTCCATCGTCTTAATGAAAAAGTTGAAAGCCGGACAAACAATATAG
- a CDS encoding helix-turn-helix transcriptional regulator, whose translation MNRVKDYRLLLGISQLDLAKAIGVSRQTINMIENNKYNPSLDLCINLAKALQTDLNSLFWNE comes from the coding sequence ATGAACCGTGTCAAAGATTATCGCCTACTTCTAGGTATTTCCCAGCTGGATCTAGCCAAGGCCATCGGCGTATCCAGGCAGACCATCAACATGATTGAAAACAACAAGTACAACCCCTCGCTAGACCTTTGTATCAACCTAGCCAAAGCTTTACAGACCGACCTCAACAGCCTCTTTTGGAATGAATAG
- the rsmH gene encoding 16S rRNA (cytosine(1402)-N(4))-methyltransferase RsmH, whose product MSKEFNHTTVLLHETVDMLDIKPNGIYVDATLGGAGHSEYLLSQLTDGGHLYAFDQDQTAIDHAQIRLAAYIEKGQVTFIKDNFRNLKARLAELGVTEIDGICYDLGVSSPQLDERERGFSYKQDAPLDMRMNRDGRLTAYDVVNTYDYHDLVRIFFKYGEDKFSKQIARKIEQARAIKPIETTTELAELIKSAKPAKELKKKGHPAKQIFQAIRIEVNDELGAADESIQQAIDLLAMDGRISVITFHSLEDRLTKQLFKEASTIDVPKGLPFIPDDLKAPLELVNRKPILPSQEELEANNRAHSAKLRVAKRVHK is encoded by the coding sequence ATGAGCAAGGAATTTAATCACACTACTGTTCTTTTACATGAAACAGTAGACATGTTAGACATCAAACCAAATGGAATTTATGTAGATGCAACGCTGGGTGGGGCAGGTCATAGTGAGTACCTGCTTAGTCAGCTGACGGATGGGGGGCATCTCTATGCCTTTGACCAGGATCAGACGGCTATTGATCATGCCCAGATCCGTTTGGCAGCCTACATTGAAAAGGGGCAGGTGACCTTTATCAAGGATAATTTCCGTAATCTCAAGGCCCGCTTGGCAGAGCTGGGTGTGACAGAGATTGATGGGATTTGTTACGATTTGGGTGTGTCCAGTCCGCAGTTGGATGAGCGGGAGCGTGGCTTTTCTTACAAACAGGATGCTCCGCTTGACATGCGCATGAACCGTGATGGTCGGTTGACAGCCTATGATGTGGTCAATACCTATGACTATCACGACTTGGTACGGATTTTCTTCAAGTACGGTGAGGACAAATTTTCCAAACAGATTGCTCGTAAAATCGAACAGGCACGTGCCATCAAACCTATTGAAACCACGACGGAGTTGGCGGAGCTGATCAAGTCTGCCAAGCCAGCCAAGGAACTCAAGAAGAAAGGCCACCCTGCCAAGCAGATTTTTCAGGCCATTCGGATTGAAGTCAATGATGAATTGGGTGCAGCAGATGAGTCTATCCAGCAGGCTATTGACTTGCTGGCGATGGATGGACGGATTTCTGTCATTACCTTCCATTCCTTGGAAGATCGTCTGACCAAACAACTCTTTAAGGAAGCGAGTACGATTGATGTGCCAAAAGGTCTGCCGTTTATTCCAGATGATTTGAAAGCACCGCTTGAATTGGTCAATCGTAAGCCTATCTTACCTAGTCAGGAAGAATTGGAAGCCAACAATCGTGCCCATTCAGCCAAGTTGCGCGTAGCCAAGAGAGTACATAAGTAG
- the pbp2X gene encoding penicillin-binding protein PBP2X, with protein MPRRNNKLLQYVLKTRYLPSQNRRRVGQGLLFLTILIFSIFLFNFAYIIGTDSKAGVKLSERAEAVHQQEVTVQAKRGTIYDRTGIPIAEDSTTYTVYAIIDKEYVSELKKILYVQDSQFSKVADVFKNHLGMETDYVLQQLRQPELKQVYFGTLGKNISYNTMTTIQEEMKAAGIEGIAFNASPGRMYPNGNFASIFVGLANLIENKDGSHSLQGMSGMEYYLNDILAGQDGKVVYEKDSQGRVLPGTETVKKETINGQDVYTTISADLQRSLETNMNTFFDTARGRYANATLVSAKTGEILATTQRPSYDSDTKEGLGQEGVLERSLLYQEAFEPGSTMKVLTVASAIDNGTFDPNAYYTNNEYVIADAKINDWTLNAGQSAVTLNYAQGFSLSSNVGMILLQQQMGDEKWLNYLTKFRFGYPTRFGMGDEAPGLVPEDNIVTIAMSSFGQGISANQTQMIRSFTSIANNGVMLEPKFLSALYDPNTDSARISAKEEVGNPVSEKAADDTLGYMINVGTDPVFGTLYSHDLQGPAIQVEGYDIAMKSGSAEIASEDGQGYIKGAYINSVVAMIPAEDPEFIMYVTIRQPEVLSVLSWDTIISPTLKEAMLLKDNLNLDAPAPSLTYVEKETDYKLPDLIGKAPGESAEELRRYLVQPVILGNGAEIKEVSLEKDSLVAPNQQVLLLTNKLEDMPDLYAITKENMDIFAGWTGIEVTYEGSGSKVVKQNVEVGTKLNKTKKLTVTLGE; from the coding sequence ATGCCCAGAAGAAACAATAAACTCTTGCAGTATGTCCTGAAAACAAGGTATCTTCCGTCCCAAAATCGTCGAAGAGTAGGCCAAGGTCTGCTGTTTTTGACGATTTTAATCTTTTCTATCTTTCTCTTTAATTTTGCCTACATTATTGGTACAGATAGCAAGGCAGGTGTGAAATTATCGGAGAGAGCAGAGGCTGTCCACCAGCAAGAAGTAACTGTTCAGGCCAAACGGGGAACCATCTATGATCGAACAGGTATACCTATTGCAGAAGATTCTACCACCTATACCGTTTATGCTATTATTGATAAGGAATATGTTTCCGAATTGAAGAAAATTCTTTATGTTCAGGACAGTCAATTTAGTAAGGTTGCAGATGTATTCAAAAACCACCTTGGAATGGAAACGGATTACGTACTTCAACAGTTACGACAGCCAGAACTGAAGCAGGTTTATTTTGGAACCTTAGGGAAAAATATTTCTTATAATACCATGACCACTATCCAGGAGGAGATGAAGGCGGCGGGGATTGAAGGGATAGCCTTTAATGCCAGCCCAGGTCGGATGTATCCAAATGGAAACTTTGCTTCAATCTTTGTTGGGTTAGCCAATTTGATTGAAAACAAGGATGGTAGTCATAGCCTGCAAGGTATGAGTGGCATGGAGTACTATCTCAACGATATTCTGGCCGGCCAGGATGGCAAGGTTGTCTATGAAAAGGACAGCCAGGGACGTGTGCTGCCGGGAACAGAAACAGTTAAGAAAGAAACCATTAACGGTCAGGATGTCTATACGACGATTTCTGCAGACCTGCAACGGTCCTTAGAAACCAATATGAATACTTTCTTTGATACCGCCAGAGGTCGCTATGCCAATGCTACTTTAGTTTCGGCTAAGACAGGAGAAATTTTAGCAACGACGCAACGTCCTAGCTATGATTCTGATACCAAGGAAGGTTTGGGACAAGAGGGGGTTCTAGAGCGTTCCCTCCTCTACCAAGAGGCCTTTGAACCAGGTTCTACCATGAAGGTTTTGACTGTCGCATCAGCTATTGACAATGGAACCTTTGACCCAAATGCCTACTATACCAATAACGAGTATGTGATTGCCGATGCAAAAATCAATGACTGGACCCTCAACGCTGGCCAATCTGCGGTAACCCTGAATTATGCCCAAGGTTTTTCTTTGTCAAGTAACGTCGGTATGATCCTACTCCAACAGCAGATGGGGGATGAGAAGTGGCTGAATTACTTGACCAAGTTTCGTTTTGGCTATCCGACACGTTTTGGAATGGGAGATGAGGCTCCAGGTTTGGTACCTGAGGATAACATCGTAACCATTGCCATGTCGTCTTTTGGTCAAGGTATTTCTGCCAACCAGACCCAGATGATTAGAAGTTTCACTTCTATTGCCAATAATGGGGTTATGTTGGAGCCGAAATTTCTTTCTGCTCTCTATGATCCCAACACAGACTCTGCTCGTATTTCCGCTAAGGAAGAGGTTGGGAATCCCGTTTCAGAAAAAGCGGCGGACGATACTCTCGGCTATATGATCAATGTCGGAACAGATCCTGTGTTCGGAACACTCTACTCTCATGATTTGCAGGGTCCAGCCATTCAGGTGGAAGGCTATGATATTGCCATGAAATCAGGATCAGCCGAAATTGCCAGCGAAGACGGTCAGGGTTATATCAAGGGCGCTTATATCAACTCGGTTGTCGCCATGATTCCTGCTGAGGATCCAGAGTTCATTATGTATGTGACCATTCGTCAGCCAGAAGTCTTGAGTGTTCTCTCTTGGGATACTATTATCAGTCCTACTCTGAAAGAAGCAATGTTATTGAAGGATAATCTCAATCTAGATGCACCTGCTCCATCCTTGACTTATGTAGAAAAAGAAACTGACTACAAGTTACCAGATTTGATAGGGAAAGCGCCGGGTGAGTCGGCGGAAGAACTTCGCCGTTATCTGGTCCAACCGGTTATTCTGGGCAATGGTGCTGAGATTAAGGAAGTTTCCTTAGAAAAAGATAGTTTGGTAGCCCCTAATCAACAAGTCCTCTTGTTGACCAACAAATTGGAGGATATGCCTGATTTATATGCCATAACAAAAGAAAACATGGATATCTTTGCCGGATGGACAGGTATTGAAGTAACCTATGAAGGTTCTGGTTCTAAGGTTGTCAAACAAAATGTTGAAGTAGGGACCAAATTGAATAAAACCAAGAAATTAACAGTTACATTAGGAGAATAA
- a CDS encoding potassium channel family protein gives MPNYTIGILGLGVFGTTIAKTLHNYDCNIIAIDNHEQQINHLEPILTRGIVGDITDRSILRAAGIGNCDAVVVATGENLESSVLAVMHSKVLGVPMVVAKVKGTTAKEVLLRVGADKVISPERETGISLAKQLLHKDTTSLLELEGNVSIVEFHPPAKWIGKTLGELKLRQRYKMNIIGYRSGENQELNIQLTPDYVFKTEELIMAITDHNTVDHFEDLAN, from the coding sequence ATGCCAAACTATACTATCGGAATACTAGGCTTAGGAGTATTCGGTACAACCATTGCCAAGACCCTACATAATTACGATTGCAATATCATTGCCATTGATAACCACGAACAACAAATTAACCATCTTGAACCCATTCTCACGCGAGGGATTGTTGGAGATATAACCGACCGTTCTATCCTACGCGCTGCTGGCATCGGGAACTGTGATGCTGTCGTGGTTGCTACTGGTGAGAATTTAGAATCTAGCGTTCTCGCTGTCATGCATAGCAAGGTTCTCGGCGTTCCCATGGTTGTTGCTAAAGTAAAGGGAACAACCGCTAAAGAAGTTCTCCTTCGTGTCGGTGCAGATAAGGTCATCTCTCCAGAACGAGAAACAGGTATTTCACTGGCCAAGCAACTTCTTCACAAAGACACAACTAGCCTCCTGGAACTAGAAGGCAATGTTTCCATCGTTGAATTTCATCCGCCTGCAAAATGGATTGGCAAAACCTTGGGCGAGCTCAAGCTCCGTCAACGCTATAAGATGAATATCATCGGTTACCGTAGCGGAGAAAATCAGGAATTGAATATCCAACTAACTCCAGACTATGTTTTCAAAACTGAAGAACTCATCATGGCCATTACAGATCATAATACCGTTGACCACTTTGAAGACTTAGCTAACTAA
- a CDS encoding TrkH family potassium uptake protein: MKAFKIHLTPSQRIILSFLLVILVGSLLLSLPISQVPTSNARYWDHLFTSVSMVCVTGLFTKAVADTYSTFGQIICMLLIQIGGLSLVGFIGLFALRGGRKINFMSMATLQEALNRSDTKHFRNFLKSVFGFTLAIETLGAILLSLHFVPEFGWARGIFTSMFLAVSAFCNAGFDNFGATSIVRYVDNPLINLTLASLIIMGGLGFSVWFDLQTQLGQKFHLRKLGFHTKVVLGLTVTILSCGTLLTLLTEWNNPATIGHLSFGHKLLASFFQTVTMRTAGFASIDYTTAAPITLLIYIFQMMLGGAPGGTAGGIKITAFLTLVLYARSEILGLPHTNFLGRTIDSLTIRKAFATFSVFLLVFLTGLFALVLTDRQQPLLFLVFEVMSALATVGVTANLTPSLTMAGQAVIMALMFFGRIGPLSILASLSLRKASKKESLQYAKSSMLV; encoded by the coding sequence ATGAAAGCATTTAAGATACACCTTACTCCCAGTCAACGAATTATTCTGAGCTTTCTACTCGTTATACTGGTCGGCTCTCTCTTACTCAGTCTGCCCATTTCGCAAGTTCCTACATCTAATGCCCGTTACTGGGACCACCTCTTTACCTCTGTGTCCATGGTTTGCGTGACTGGATTGTTTACAAAGGCTGTGGCCGATACCTATTCTACATTTGGTCAAATCATCTGTATGCTACTCATTCAGATTGGTGGACTGAGCCTGGTTGGTTTTATTGGCCTCTTTGCCCTACGAGGTGGTCGGAAAATCAATTTTATGAGTATGGCAACTCTCCAAGAAGCCCTCAATCGCTCTGACACAAAACATTTTAGAAATTTTCTCAAGTCTGTTTTCGGCTTCACCCTAGCCATTGAAACACTGGGAGCTATTCTCTTATCTCTGCACTTCGTACCAGAATTCGGTTGGGCTAGGGGGATATTTACTTCCATGTTCCTAGCCGTTTCAGCCTTCTGTAATGCTGGTTTTGATAATTTCGGCGCCACCAGTATTGTCCGCTATGTTGACAATCCCTTGATTAACCTGACCTTAGCCAGCCTAATCATCATGGGAGGACTGGGCTTCTCTGTCTGGTTTGATTTGCAAACCCAGCTTGGACAAAAATTCCATCTTCGTAAACTAGGTTTTCATACCAAGGTGGTTCTAGGTTTGACTGTCACGATTTTGAGCTGCGGTACCCTATTAACCTTACTTACAGAGTGGAACAACCCTGCTACCATCGGTCATCTATCCTTTGGTCACAAACTACTAGCAAGCTTTTTCCAGACTGTGACCATGCGAACGGCGGGATTTGCTAGTATTGACTATACCACAGCGGCTCCTATCACCCTGCTGATCTATATCTTTCAGATGATGCTGGGGGGAGCACCAGGAGGAACGGCGGGAGGAATTAAAATTACTGCCTTTCTCACTCTGGTCCTCTATGCCCGTAGCGAAATCTTGGGACTGCCCCATACCAACTTCCTTGGTCGTACCATTGATAGCCTGACCATCCGCAAGGCTTTTGCGACCTTTTCTGTCTTTCTTTTGGTCTTTTTGACAGGCTTGTTTGCTTTAGTTCTCACAGATAGGCAGCAACCCCTGCTCTTCTTGGTCTTTGAAGTCATGTCAGCCCTAGCAACCGTTGGCGTGACTGCCAACCTGACCCCATCACTCACCATGGCAGGACAGGCCGTTATCATGGCTCTCATGTTTTTCGGCCGCATAGGGCCTCTATCTATCCTAGCTAGCCTTTCCCTCCGTAAAGCTTCCAAAAAGGAAAGCCTACAATACGCCAAATCATCTATGCTTGTATAA
- a CDS encoding DUF3278 domain-containing protein — MKKETFQDKLIKRFYGIAGPLDEYRKQEAFRLGNTCFILLFWGTMVLTLLALALSKRYPEVVAYGYPTALLLSTLSASMYMASKMRHSQVDSLDVEELTSKEQKQLKGASFKFTLYFTALMYIWTVVFGAWMEGLNPLDHLFDLRKFLAACLGGIFTGIAIEIMLRKRMKKAEQLTASSAISKKEPKWIQNMIRHVYGIRGPLDEYRRTKADEIGGIAFIYHFYFLALGNAIAYFLAYRYPLEVATYYPMIIAFFSIILIGIVNMRTLHADLPQYDVDELSPEERQGQTLKPLVWGLGVALLSSLFAGLADLFSLQLPLLDSIFHVKSLLFGGMMGLFASLALSALAYLQKLEADSAKKK, encoded by the coding sequence ATGAAAAAAGAAACCTTTCAAGATAAATTGATCAAACGATTTTACGGTATCGCAGGTCCCCTGGATGAATATCGCAAACAAGAAGCCTTCCGACTAGGCAATACCTGCTTTATCCTGCTCTTTTGGGGCACCATGGTTCTTACCCTGCTGGCACTTGCCCTATCCAAACGCTACCCAGAAGTCGTTGCCTATGGCTACCCAACTGCTCTACTCCTATCCACTCTTTCCGCCAGTATGTATATGGCATCCAAGATGCGCCACAGCCAAGTGGACAGTTTAGATGTAGAAGAATTGACTAGCAAGGAACAGAAGCAGCTCAAGGGAGCAAGTTTCAAATTCACCCTCTATTTCACTGCCCTTATGTACATTTGGACTGTTGTTTTTGGTGCCTGGATGGAGGGACTCAATCCTCTCGACCACCTATTTGACCTCCGAAAATTCCTTGCAGCCTGTCTAGGTGGTATTTTCACAGGCATTGCTATCGAAATCATGTTACGCAAGCGCATGAAAAAAGCAGAACAACTGACTGCCAGCTCTGCTATTTCCAAAAAAGAACCTAAGTGGATCCAAAACATGATACGGCACGTTTATGGTATTCGCGGGCCTTTAGACGAGTACCGACGGACTAAGGCAGATGAGATTGGGGGAATAGCCTTTATCTACCACTTCTACTTCCTAGCTCTCGGAAATGCCATCGCCTACTTCCTAGCCTACCGCTATCCTCTGGAGGTGGCTACCTACTATCCAATGATCATTGCCTTCTTCAGTATTATCCTAATTGGTATCGTTAATATGCGCACCCTCCATGCTGACCTGCCTCAATATGACGTGGACGAACTAAGCCCTGAGGAAAGACAAGGACAGACCCTCAAGCCACTCGTTTGGGGACTGGGAGTTGCCCTGCTATCTAGCCTCTTTGCTGGGCTGGCAGACCTCTTTAGCCTCCAGCTTCCCCTACTGGATTCCATCTTCCACGTAAAATCCCTCCTCTTCGGTGGCATGATGGGCCTCTTTGCCAGTCTAGCCCTGTCTGCCCTTGCTTATCTGCAAAAATTGGAAGCAGATTCTGCTAAGAAAAAATAA
- the ftsL gene encoding cell division protein FtsL translates to MLQEKRREATMRVIGDKFKTFTRVEKAFYTSIILSGLALAIGIIFLQTRLIQVQSEMAKVNQNINQKQIEINDAKQAVNELTRSARLMEIAEKAGLTFNNDNIGVAE, encoded by the coding sequence ATGTTACAAGAAAAACGTAGAGAAGCTACCATGCGAGTGATTGGTGATAAGTTTAAAACCTTCACCCGTGTAGAAAAAGCCTTTTATACAAGTATTATTCTATCCGGTCTGGCCTTGGCGATAGGGATTATTTTCTTGCAGACCCGTTTGATTCAAGTCCAGTCTGAAATGGCCAAGGTCAATCAAAACATCAACCAAAAACAGATTGAAATCAATGATGCCAAACAGGCCGTTAATGAGCTCACACGTTCGGCACGTCTGATGGAGATAGCGGAGAAGGCTGGATTAACATTTAATAACGACAATATTGGAGTAGCTGAATAA
- a CDS encoding MFS transporter, whose translation MNTPFSHKQSFQFFVLFYSLFSAFLIYSYIVKEPIHDSFLFVFPIVQMLKPLKSAKERHYFILSSVFTIIAMTLTYSVGIWLGHVKPLILILPAGFAVAILYRLYVKKEKTDER comes from the coding sequence ATGAACACCCCCTTTTCCCATAAACAATCCTTTCAATTCTTTGTGCTATTTTATAGTCTGTTCTCTGCCTTTCTTATCTATTCCTACATAGTCAAGGAGCCCATTCACGATAGCTTCCTATTCGTTTTTCCCATCGTCCAGATGCTCAAACCTCTTAAATCTGCAAAAGAAAGGCATTACTTTATTCTCTCAAGTGTCTTTACAATTATTGCCATGACCTTGACCTATTCCGTGGGCATTTGGCTAGGACATGTCAAACCACTTATCCTCATCCTTCCTGCTGGATTTGCTGTCGCTATCCTCTATCGGCTGTATGTCAAAAAGGAGAAAACAGATGAACGTTAA